A stretch of DNA from Cryptomeria japonica chromosome 4, Sugi_1.0, whole genome shotgun sequence:
CTCTTGTGTGATGGAAGACCGTGACAAAATGCTTATGGATCTAGGGTCTATGGAGGAGGTtaaaaaagttgtttttggtttaggaTCGGACAAATCTCCAGGACTGGATGGTTTTCCTGCTCTTTTTTACCAAAAGTTTGGGACATTATTGCAACAGATATTGTGGATGTGGTGGAAGAATCGAGGAAAGGGGGCTTTGTGTTAAAGGATTTCAATAACACTTTCATTGCTTTGATCTCGAAGAAGGTGGCTTTCTCATCCTTTGATGATTTTGTCTGATTTCTTTACGTAGCACCATTTACAAGGTGATTTCAAAGGTCATTGATAATAGGCTAAAATTAGTTTTGGAGTCTATGATTTCGAATGAATAAAGTGGTTTTGCCCCAGGTAGATCTATTTATGAGGGCATTATCCTTGCTCATGAAGCTGTTCACTCTATTCGTTCGGTAAAAATGGAAAAAATGATGGTCAAGGTGGACATAAGGAAAGCTTATGATGAGGTTAATAGGAATTTTCTTGTACAGGTTTTATCGAAATTTGGTTTCAATGCTGAGTAGATTGCATGGGTCAATAGTTGCATTAGTTCTCCATGTAATTCTGTCATTGTAAATGGTAGCCCCCAGGGTTTTTTTAATTCTAAGAAAGGGATCTGACAAGCAGAtcctctatctcccttccttttcattatcatggcgAAGGTGCTCGGTAGGGTGATTTCTAAAAAGTGTAGTGAGGGCTTATGGAAGGGCATTAAAATTGCTGATGGTGTGAATCCACTTTGTCACttacaatttgtcgatgatacttTCCTTGCGGGAGATGCATCTGCCAGAGAAGCTCGGGTTATTAGGAGGACTTTGGATGATTATGAACAAGCGTTTGGGCAGCGTGTTAACTGGTTTAAATCtgaaattttcttttttaacaCAGAGCCAACTAAGCAAAGGGAGATTTGTAGAATTTTGGGCATGAGGTTGGGGAATCTTCTAAGTAAATATTTAGGCATTCCACTTTTTGGTGGAGCAAATAAAACTGATTTATGGAAGAACTTGGTTGATAGTTGTCTAAGCAAATTGGACGGATGAAAAAGTCAGTGGTTAACCTCGGCTGGTAGGATTTTGATTTTAAGGTCTGTTATTTCAGTCATTCCCATATTCTCTATGACGTGTCTAAAGATACCGAGTAAGGTTATTAGTGTGATTAAACACAGGATGAGGAATATTTTTTGGAATGGGGCAACTGATCAAGATAAAATTTATCTTTtggcttgggataaagtttgtcaATCTAAGTTAAAGGGTGGAGCAGGCTTGAGGAATTGGCATAAGATGAATGAAGCTCTTGGAGCTAAGTTGGTTTGAAATCTTTACACAAATCTGAATCAACTGTGGGTTAAGGTTATGAGAGCTAAATATTTGGACTCCATGAAGGATCACATAATTTTTACTATTAGAAATCCACCCAAAGGATCGGCTATATGGAACTTCATAGTAAGCTGCAGAAGTTTAGTTACTGAGCACCTAACATGGCAAATTGGTAATGGTTCTAAAGCTAAGTTTTGGGAAGACTATTGGATAGGGTTGCTAGCCATCAAAGATATTGTCGATTTTTGAGCTATTAAAGACCATTTGGTGCCCTTTGCGGTGATCAAGTTAGAGACTATATGGTGGCCATTGATGGAGCTTCTGGGACAGAATGGGTTTGGAAAGATCTGTCTACAACTAACCTCTTAGAGCGGCTACAACTTCAGCTCAAGGAGATATTAGATCGAAGGAAGATTCTCTTCATAGGGAAAGAGGATAGAGTGGTTTGGTGTGGTTCTCGGGATGGGAACTACTCAATTAAATTGGGATATCAACTTTTAGAGGGCAGGGAGGAGGATCCCTCAAGGGCGCATGACTTGTTCTGGAGCAAACATTGTCTACCAAAAGTTGGTGCTTTTGCATGGCTAGCAGTGAAAGGCAGAATTCTTATTGGGGAGAGAAGGAAACGGGTTGGGTTTATGGGCCCTTCtaaatgtgttatgtgttatgtgttattgggGAGAGAATTCTTGTTGGTTGAATTTGTTAAAAATTGTTAAATTGGCACGGTCCCTTACAACACACCCTTAAAGAGGTTTTTGAAAGTTGGCCAAGACAACCTAGGAAATCTGCTCTCTCAAGTATTTGTCTTATTAGCCCATCTCTAGTTATAGGGGAAATATGGAAAGAGCGCAATCATAGAATTTTTTTGGATAAAGGGGAAGAGGAAAGAAGATTACATGGTAGAAATTAATCATGTGATTGAAGAAGTTATAGGATCAACAGCTTCTCAATCTTGTTCAATGACCACCCCCTTCACTCTAGAGGATAGAAGAATACAAAGTTTGTGGCCTGGCATTAAAATAAGGTTGGGGTCATGGTCAAGTGATAATGCTAGTAAAAAGACAAATTCTTGTATTTCTTAAAGCCCCTCAACGAAGGGTTGGttcaaggttaattttgatggggttgcTCAAGCCAGTAGAGGTTTGTCAGAGCCTAGGTTTGTTATTAGGGATGAGAAAGGATATTTAGTCAAATGTGGAGCTCAAAGGTTAAGGAGGAGCACTAATAATGAGGTTGAATCTCATGCTACACTTTTAGTTGTCAGATTGGTGGGTTTAGGGATTAGGAATCTGCATTTGGAAGGGGATTCTCTGATTATAATTCAGGCTATTATGAATGGGGCAATCAAATCTTGGCATCTGCAGGGTTATATTTCATTGATTATTGAAGATTTGAAGTCTTTTGATAACTTTAAGGTGAGTCACATTAGAAGAGAAGGTAACCACATTGCAGACAGATTATCAAAATGGGATTTATCCTTTGAACATGAAGGTGACTCAAGGCTGGAAGATTTTCAAGGAGCTCTTAATTTAGAGGAAATGTAAGTTTTGTGATTCCCTCCCGAAGTGGTATGTCGTGTTATAAATGTGATAGAGTGGAGTTTGAATGGCGTAGTGTTATTGATTTGAAAAGGATAATTTACTACAAATGTGTATTTGATCTTGAGATGACGACATCAttgcaatttcttctttttttGAGTGATGGCGGGTGTACGGGGTGTTTTGGGTCACATAATTTtaaactcatttatagcaatgcaGTGGTTGTCAAACGCGTGAGGGGTTCTAGCAGTGCATGTCTTAAGTCAGAAAGGACGATCTTAATTAAGATGACAGATAGATGAGGTGAGATGGATGGACTCTTAATCATTACTTTGATGTCATTTGAGCCCCTGTTTTCATTTAAATGTAAGTTGAAGTTGTCATGGGAAACAAACATAGTTGCTTTCTCTAGTTCGAGTGAAGGAGAGCGGATATAACAAAGCGATTTGGAAACCATGGAAGCGAACTTTACATTTAGCACTAAGAAACAACATAAAGGCTTCAAGGGGCTGATTAGTAAAGAGAGAATGCAGGGACTTCTTTATTTCAACGAAGAGGAGGCGGTAAATGCAGCGTTAGGGGTTTTGGGAAATTTTTTCATGGAAAATAGGATGCGTTGGAGAGTCAATCTGGATGTTATATCCATGATTATTGCTTGGGGCTTAGAATTGGGGGAAGACACTGAGGTTGTTAAATGGGCTACCACATCACTATTTGATGAAGAAATGTTGAAAGGTTTGGATTTGATTTTGGAGTGGTTTGTTCCAAGGGTAGGGATGGATTTTTTTGAAGGGTTTGAAGAGGTTAAGGATGCAAATGAGTTTGGAATTGTTTCCTTTGTGAGGTGGGTAGGAAAGGTTGACAAAGAAGCATATGAGTTGGAAATTGCATAGGCCTGGGAGAGGCTTAAGGAAGTGATTAGGCATCATGAGAGAGAGAGGAGAATGACTTGATTCGAGCATGGCCGCGAGAGATTCATAGAAGAGGTCGATCC
This window harbors:
- the LOC131047714 gene encoding uncharacterized protein LOC131047714, whose product is MAKVLGRVISKKCSEGLWKGIKIADGVNPLCHLQFVDDTFLAGDASAREARVIRRTLDDYEQAFGQRVNWFKSEIFFFNTEPTKQREICRILGMRLGNLLSKYLGIPLFGGANKTDLWKNLVDSCLSKLDG